Proteins encoded together in one Anoxybacillus flavithermus window:
- a CDS encoding YhzD family protein, translating into MKTYTLTVFEKTGEKLLDETFTAANDEEAKRIGEQKLKEKQFEHKTHRCTTSSGKLILFHR; encoded by the coding sequence ATGAAGACATATACGCTTACTGTTTTTGAAAAAACGGGAGAAAAACTGCTTGATGAAACATTTACTGCCGCAAATGATGAAGAAGCAAAACGAATCGGCGAACAAAAATTAAAAGAAAAACAATTTGAACATAAAACGCATCGTTGTACAACATCGAGCGGCAAATTGATTTTATTTCATCGATAA